A stretch of Zymoseptoria tritici IPO323 chromosome 1, whole genome shotgun sequence DNA encodes these proteins:
- a CDS encoding 60S ribosomal protein L5, whose amino-acid sequence MPFTKLVKNSAYFSRYQVKYARRRAGKTDYYARKRLITQAKNKYNAPKYRLVVRFTNKDIICQIVTSELTGDKVFSAAYAHELKAYGITHGLTNWAAAYCTGLLLARRTLAKLKLDETFEGVEEADGEFTITEPADVDGETRRPFKAFLDVGLARTSTGARVFGAMKGASDGGLYIPHSEKRFPGFDIETKELDAETLRKYIFGGHVAEYMETLADDDEERYKSQFNGYIDDEIEADGLEELYQDAHKQIREDPFKKAEGEGEKKTKEQWKAESLKYKQKKLTHAQRQERVQEKIKALTS is encoded by the exons ATGCCGTTCACCAAG CTCGTCAAGAATAGCGCCTACTTCTC CCGTTACCAGGTGAAGTACGCTCGTCGCCGCGCCGGAAAGACCGACTACTACGCCCGCAAGCGCCTCATCACCCAGGCCAAGAACAAGTACAATGCGCCAAAGTACCGCCTGGTCGTCCGCTTCACCAACAAGGACATCATCTGCCAGATCGTCACCTCTGAGCTCACCGGAGACAAGGTCTTCTCCGCTGCGTACGCGCACGAGCTGAAGGCATACGGCATCACCCACGGTCTCACCAACTGGGCCGCTGCCTACTGCACCGGTCTGCTCCTTGCCCGCCGCACGCTCGCCAAGCTCAAGCTCGACGAGACCTTCGAGGGTGTGGAGGAGGCTGACGGCGAATTCACCATCACCGAGCCCGCCGATGTCGATGGCGAGACCCGCCGCCCATTCAAGGCCTTCCTCGATGTTGGTCTTGCCCGCACTAGCACCGGTGCCCGCGTTTTCGGTGCGATGAAGGGTGCCTCCGACGGTGGCCTCTACATCCCTCACTCCGAGAAGCGCTTCCCCGGTTTCGACATTGAGACCAAGGAGCTCGACGCCGAGACCCTCCGCAAGTACATCTTCGGCGGTCACGTCGCTGAGTACATGGAGACcctcgccgacgacgacgaggagcgCTACAAGTCCCAGTTCAACGGATACATCGACGATGAGATTGAGGCCGATGGTCTCGAGGAGCTCTACCAGGATGCGCACAAGCAGATCCGCGAGGACCCATTCAAGAAggcggagggcgagggcgagaagaagacgaaggagCAGTGGAAGGCTGAGTCTCTGAAGTACAAGCAGAAGAAGCTCACACACGCCCAGAGGCAAGAGCGTGTGCAAGAGAAGATCAAGGCTCTTACCAGCTAG